A single region of the Streptomyces vilmorinianum genome encodes:
- a CDS encoding polysaccharide biosynthesis tyrosine autokinase, whose product MTHTHVSAVEDDEPELLRDQFRQLLRYRVIIGAGIGIGLLGGVWFGMSNADTYVATSQVVLRAPVNDPFNPSISQDKTLNMGSERQTALSTSVAEQAARKLGWTGTVGKLQKDLQVTNPPQSQVLQFTYTADSPQAAADRANAVTQAYLDLRRKQWTDVRATMLEGQQKQLDEVARKHDQKTKEVDRMPDGAARDAEYGVKTNLLNRINELDARISQLKSLDMSAGTVIRTATAPGYSDGPGLPMSLGLGALVGVALGLLAAWVRLVFDPAPRSSGDVARAVRAPVLGTLPRGATDVLLADDHTDARVAEEYRSVAFRLAYDQRFADRRRLLVVAPRGSNEAAVAVASHLAASFAETGKDVLLIEADLRTPTLAGRLRAHAAAAPRWSSPVEADENGWPSRRQLSVDAGESGSFGLVPGERVRNVARALTAPRVSRLIAEADSPNATVVVLAPPVLNYADALALVDRVDGVLVVCDPRSVHRTDLQRIRELIAGAGGTVLGAVVHTPGRRRRAVKQPGGRRGSGGRGRHEPPGPPASPAAPSGSEEFAAEPEEITLGDGSDTVALRSLRAEDLRTGDIRAGDR is encoded by the coding sequence GTGACACACACGCACGTCTCCGCGGTGGAGGACGACGAACCGGAGCTGCTGCGCGACCAGTTCCGCCAGCTCCTGCGCTACCGCGTGATCATCGGCGCCGGCATCGGGATCGGCCTGCTCGGCGGCGTCTGGTTCGGGATGTCCAACGCGGACACGTACGTCGCCACCAGCCAGGTCGTCCTGCGCGCCCCCGTCAACGACCCCTTCAACCCCAGCATTTCGCAGGACAAGACGCTCAACATGGGCTCCGAGCGGCAGACCGCGCTCAGCACCAGCGTCGCCGAGCAGGCCGCCAGGAAGCTCGGCTGGACCGGCACCGTCGGCAAGCTCCAGAAGGACCTCCAGGTCACCAACCCGCCCCAGAGCCAGGTCCTCCAGTTCACCTACACCGCCGACTCGCCCCAGGCCGCCGCCGACCGGGCCAACGCGGTCACCCAGGCCTACCTCGACCTGCGCAGGAAGCAGTGGACCGACGTACGGGCCACCATGCTGGAAGGCCAGCAGAAGCAGCTCGACGAGGTCGCGAGGAAGCACGACCAGAAGACCAAGGAAGTCGACCGGATGCCCGACGGGGCGGCCCGCGACGCCGAGTACGGCGTCAAGACCAACCTGCTCAACCGCATCAACGAACTCGACGCCCGGATCAGCCAGCTCAAGTCCCTCGACATGTCGGCCGGCACCGTCATCCGCACCGCCACCGCCCCCGGCTACTCCGACGGCCCCGGGCTCCCCATGAGCCTCGGCCTCGGCGCCCTCGTCGGCGTGGCCCTCGGCCTGCTCGCCGCCTGGGTCCGGCTCGTCTTCGACCCCGCGCCGCGCTCCTCCGGCGACGTCGCCCGCGCCGTGCGCGCCCCCGTCCTCGGCACCCTGCCGCGCGGCGCCACCGACGTCCTGCTCGCCGACGACCACACCGACGCCCGCGTCGCCGAGGAGTACCGCTCGGTCGCCTTCCGGCTCGCCTACGACCAGCGGTTCGCCGACCGCAGGCGGCTTCTCGTCGTCGCCCCGCGCGGCTCCAACGAGGCGGCCGTGGCCGTCGCCTCCCACCTGGCCGCCTCCTTCGCCGAGACCGGCAAGGACGTGCTGCTCATCGAGGCGGACCTGCGCACCCCCACGCTCGCCGGGCGGCTGCGCGCCCACGCGGCGGCCGCGCCCCGGTGGAGCAGCCCGGTGGAGGCGGACGAGAACGGCTGGCCCAGCAGGCGCCAACTCTCCGTCGACGCGGGTGAGTCGGGATCCTTCGGCCTGGTGCCGGGCGAGCGGGTGCGCAACGTCGCACGCGCCCTGACCGCGCCCAGGGTCTCCCGCCTCATCGCCGAGGCCGACTCGCCCAACGCCACCGTCGTCGTCCTCGCCCCGCCCGTCCTCAACTACGCGGACGCGCTCGCCCTCGTCGACCGCGTCGACGGCGTCCTCGTGGTCTGCGACCCGCGCAGCGTCCACCGTACGGACCTCCAGCGCATCCGCGAACTCATCGCGGGCGCGGGCGGAACGGTCCTCGGTGCCGTCGTGCACACCCCGGGCCGGCGCCGCCGCGCCGTCAAGCAGCCGGGAGGCCGCCGAGGGTCCGGCGGCCGGGGTCGCCACGAGCCGCCCGGGCCCCCCGCGTCGCCCGCCGCGCCCTCCGGGAGCGAGGAGTTCGCCGCCGAGCCCGAGGAGATCACCCTCGGCGACGGCTCCGACACCGTCGCCCTGCGCTCGCTGCGCGCCGAGGACCTGCGGACCGGCGACATCCGCGCGGGCGACCGTTGA
- a CDS encoding glycosyltransferase family 4 protein, producing MVSTNYAPEHAGIGPYATQIAEHWAARGHETHVLAGMPHYPSWSLDPAYAKVWRRTEERAGVVVHRRRHTVPPRQTALKRAAFEASVLAHGLVAPPSMARPHAVLAQMPSLAGGIIGARLAARWSVPYVPVVQDLMGAAAAQSGIRGGDRAAALAARAETYALRRAALVGVIHETFVDKVAAMGVDRGRIRLVPNWSHVPSPSAPRAETRARLGWGEGETVVLHSGNMGLKQGLEVLVEAARRDPKIRIVLLGDGNQRAHLRELGTGIPNLDFMEPVGDDEFPDTLAAADVLAVTQRASVLDMSVPSKLTSYFAAGRPVVASVAAEGGTALEVRRSGAGVLVPPEDPDALLTEIRRLGDDPAAADALGAQGPRHVEAHLTRAAGLARIDALIDEALGGPST from the coding sequence ATGGTGTCCACCAACTACGCGCCGGAACACGCCGGAATAGGCCCCTACGCGACCCAGATCGCCGAACACTGGGCGGCGCGCGGCCACGAGACCCATGTCCTCGCCGGCATGCCGCACTACCCCTCCTGGTCCCTCGACCCGGCCTACGCGAAGGTCTGGCGCCGCACCGAGGAGCGCGCCGGAGTCGTCGTGCACCGCAGACGCCACACCGTGCCGCCCCGCCAAACCGCCCTCAAGCGCGCCGCGTTCGAGGCGAGCGTGCTCGCCCACGGCCTCGTCGCACCGCCCTCCATGGCCCGGCCCCACGCCGTCCTCGCCCAGATGCCCAGCCTCGCCGGCGGCATCATCGGCGCCCGCCTCGCCGCCCGTTGGAGCGTTCCCTACGTCCCCGTCGTCCAGGACCTGATGGGCGCCGCGGCCGCGCAGAGCGGCATCCGCGGCGGGGACCGCGCCGCCGCGCTCGCCGCCCGCGCAGAGACGTACGCCCTGCGCAGAGCCGCGCTCGTCGGCGTCATCCACGAGACCTTCGTCGACAAGGTCGCCGCCATGGGCGTCGACCGCGGCCGCATCCGGCTCGTCCCCAACTGGTCCCACGTACCGAGCCCTTCGGCGCCCCGCGCCGAGACCCGCGCGCGGCTCGGCTGGGGCGAGGGCGAGACCGTCGTCCTGCACTCGGGGAACATGGGACTCAAGCAGGGACTCGAGGTCCTGGTCGAGGCGGCCCGGCGCGACCCCAAGATCCGGATCGTGCTCCTCGGCGACGGCAACCAGCGCGCACATCTACGGGAGTTGGGGACGGGTATCCCCAACCTGGACTTCATGGAGCCCGTCGGCGACGACGAGTTCCCCGACACCCTCGCCGCGGCGGACGTCCTCGCCGTCACCCAGCGGGCCTCGGTCCTCGACATGAGCGTGCCGTCCAAGCTGACCTCGTACTTCGCCGCCGGCCGCCCGGTCGTCGCCTCCGTCGCCGCCGAGGGCGGCACCGCCCTCGAAGTGCGGCGCTCGGGCGCCGGCGTCCTCGTACCGCCGGAAGACCCCGACGCGCTGCTCACCGAGATCCGTAGACTCGGCGACGATCCGGCGGCCGCCGACGCGCTCGGCGCCCAGGGGCCCCGGCACGTCGAGGCCCATCTGACCCGGGCGGCCGGACTCGCCCGGATCGACGCACTGATCGACGAGGCTCTGGGGGGTCCGAGCACGTGA
- a CDS encoding adenylyltransferase/cytidyltransferase family protein has translation MTAGRPYRVGYAPGAYDLFHIGHLNILRHARSQCDYLVAGVVSDEMAELAKGRLPVIPLVERLEIVRNVKYVDAAFVETVPDKLETWKQVRFDVLFKGDDWRGTPKGDRLERDFAGVGVEIVYFPYTVHTSSTQLRRALDLLTQEAEPRSGVSDGLR, from the coding sequence ATGACCGCAGGAAGGCCGTACCGGGTCGGCTATGCGCCGGGAGCCTACGACCTCTTTCACATCGGGCATCTCAACATCCTTCGGCACGCCCGCAGTCAGTGCGACTACCTGGTGGCGGGTGTGGTCTCCGACGAGATGGCGGAGCTCGCCAAGGGCCGCCTCCCGGTGATTCCGCTGGTCGAGCGGCTGGAGATCGTGCGCAACGTGAAGTACGTCGACGCGGCCTTCGTGGAGACCGTGCCGGACAAGCTGGAGACCTGGAAGCAGGTCCGGTTCGACGTGCTGTTCAAGGGGGACGACTGGCGGGGGACGCCCAAGGGGGACCGGCTGGAGCGGGACTTCGCGGGGGTAGGGGTCGAGATCGTCTACTTCCCGTACACCGTGCACACCTCCAGTACCCAACTCCGGCGTGCGCTCGACCTCCTGACACAGGAGGCCGAGCCGAGGTCCGGGGTCAGCGACGGACTGCGCTGA
- a CDS encoding CDP-alcohol phosphatidyltransferase family protein, producing the protein MGTIATALNELRSAQKSAKGVSLYSRFVNRPVGRYLAAGSYAAGLTPNQVTVISAAFSFAAVAGAALGTPSWTLGLLIWLGLAVGFAFDSADGQLARLRGGGSPAGEWLDHVVDCAKITALHIAVLIAFYRHPGHFGTATDGWLLVPLGFQLAAVVTFFGGLLTEKLKPRPAPGTPAPTPSTLRAVALLPVDHGVFCLVFLLYGGGSAFRWAYSALGAASALFLLAFLTKWFRELSAVRR; encoded by the coding sequence GTGGGAACGATCGCGACCGCGCTGAACGAGCTGAGGTCCGCCCAGAAGTCCGCGAAGGGAGTCTCGCTCTACTCCCGCTTCGTCAACCGCCCCGTGGGGCGCTACCTCGCGGCCGGCTCGTACGCCGCCGGGCTGACACCCAATCAAGTAACAGTGATCAGCGCGGCGTTCAGCTTCGCCGCCGTCGCGGGGGCGGCCCTCGGAACGCCGTCCTGGACGCTCGGTCTGCTGATCTGGCTCGGACTCGCCGTCGGCTTCGCCTTCGACTCCGCCGACGGTCAGCTCGCCCGCCTGCGCGGCGGCGGCAGCCCGGCGGGGGAGTGGCTCGACCACGTCGTGGACTGCGCGAAGATCACCGCCCTGCACATCGCCGTCCTGATCGCCTTCTACCGGCACCCGGGGCACTTCGGCACGGCCACGGACGGCTGGCTCCTCGTCCCCCTCGGATTCCAGCTCGCCGCCGTCGTCACCTTCTTCGGCGGGCTCCTCACCGAGAAGCTCAAGCCCCGACCGGCCCCTGGCACCCCGGCCCCCACGCCCTCCACCCTGCGCGCGGTGGCCCTGCTCCCCGTCGACCACGGTGTCTTCTGCCTGGTCTTCCTGCTGTACGGCGGCGGCTCCGCGTTCCGCTGGGCCTACAGCGCGCTCGGCGCCGCGAGCGCGCTGTTCCTCCTGGCCTTCCTCACCAAGTGGTTCCGCGAACTCAGCGCAGTCCGTCGCTGA
- a CDS encoding alpha/beta hydrolase — protein sequence MPTVVTVAADALGSGPRARPQESTMFTFTSQDGVEIHVHEWLPAGQPRGVVQISHGMGEHAARYAPLAEHLAGLGFAVYAGDHRGHGLSMHAGPGHLGDNGWNLLVEDLATLTRTARERHPGAPVILFGHSMGSFAAQQFLLDHAELVDGVALSGTTAVDQLVVALLEAAQRAQESGIEDAGVFDAFNAAFEPVRTEADWLSRDEKQVDAYLADPLCGFAADDRGMTDMGAAAARLAAPEGIPATLPLYVLVGDRDPLNAGLTLSDLLVSRYRAAGLTDVTYRTYDGARHEVLNETNRDEVVAELTAWIERVAG from the coding sequence ATGCCGACCGTCGTTACGGTGGCGGCCGATGCCCTCGGGTCGGGACCGCGGGCCCGGCCGCAGGAGTCGACGATGTTCACCTTCACCTCGCAGGACGGTGTCGAGATCCACGTCCACGAGTGGCTTCCCGCGGGGCAGCCCCGCGGTGTCGTCCAGATCTCCCACGGCATGGGGGAGCACGCCGCCCGCTACGCCCCGCTCGCCGAACACCTCGCCGGACTCGGTTTCGCCGTGTACGCGGGCGACCACCGGGGTCACGGCCTGTCCATGCACGCGGGCCCCGGTCACCTCGGCGACAACGGCTGGAACCTGCTCGTCGAGGACCTCGCCACGCTCACCCGGACCGCTCGCGAACGCCACCCCGGCGCGCCGGTGATCCTGTTCGGGCACAGCATGGGCTCGTTCGCCGCCCAGCAGTTCCTCCTCGACCACGCCGAACTCGTCGACGGCGTCGCCCTCTCCGGCACCACCGCCGTCGACCAGCTGGTCGTCGCACTTCTGGAGGCCGCCCAGCGGGCCCAGGAGTCGGGCATCGAGGACGCGGGTGTCTTCGACGCCTTCAACGCCGCCTTCGAGCCGGTCCGCACCGAGGCCGACTGGCTCAGCCGCGACGAGAAGCAGGTCGACGCCTATCTCGCCGACCCGCTCTGCGGATTCGCCGCCGACGACCGGGGGATGACGGACATGGGCGCCGCGGCCGCGAGGCTCGCCGCCCCCGAGGGCATCCCGGCGACGCTCCCGCTCTACGTCCTCGTCGGCGACCGCGACCCGCTCAACGCCGGACTCACCCTCTCCGACCTGCTGGTCTCCCGCTACCGCGCGGCCGGCCTCACCGACGTCACATACCGCACCTACGACGGCGCCCGGCACGAGGTGCTCAACGAGACGAACAGGGACGAGGTCGTGGCCGAACTCACCGCCTGGATCGAGCGCGTGGCCGGCTGA
- a CDS encoding ABC transporter ATP-binding protein — MYELTGVTKQYRRGQERVDALAGIDLTLSQGDRLVIQGPTGGGKSTLLQMLGGLDRPTSGSVMLDGVDLAKLSESRLTTVRSQNIGFVFQSFNLIPTLTAQENVETALVPLGVKAAERRSRAAEALESVGLGERRGHLPSELSGGQQQRVAIARALVKRPKVLLADEPTGNLDESMRDEIVELLEGLWKEHGLTFVMVTHDSAIARRAPRLATIRKGRITLKENRHADPVDA; from the coding sequence ATGTACGAACTCACCGGCGTCACCAAGCAGTACCGCAGGGGCCAGGAGAGAGTCGACGCGCTCGCCGGGATCGACCTCACCCTCAGCCAGGGCGACCGTCTGGTCATCCAAGGCCCCACCGGCGGCGGCAAGTCCACGCTGCTGCAGATGCTCGGCGGCCTGGACCGGCCCACCTCGGGCAGCGTCATGCTCGACGGCGTCGACCTGGCGAAACTCTCGGAGAGCAGGCTGACGACCGTACGCAGCCAGAACATCGGCTTCGTCTTCCAGAGCTTCAACCTCATCCCCACGCTCACCGCCCAGGAGAACGTGGAGACCGCGCTCGTGCCGCTCGGCGTGAAGGCCGCCGAGCGCCGTTCGCGCGCCGCCGAGGCGCTGGAGTCCGTCGGCCTCGGCGAGCGGCGCGGGCACCTGCCCTCGGAGCTCTCCGGCGGCCAGCAGCAGCGCGTCGCGATCGCGCGCGCCCTGGTGAAGCGGCCCAAGGTACTCCTCGCCGACGAGCCGACCGGCAACCTCGACGAGTCGATGCGCGACGAGATCGTGGAGTTGCTCGAAGGCCTGTGGAAGGAGCATGGGCTGACCTTCGTGATGGTCACCCACGACAGCGCCATCGCCCGCCGCGCCCCGCGCCTGGCGACCATCCGCAAGGGCCGGATCACCCTCAAGGAGAACCGTCACGCCGACCCGGTGGACGCGTAG